A window of the Hypomesus transpacificus isolate Combined female chromosome 10, fHypTra1, whole genome shotgun sequence genome harbors these coding sequences:
- the pitrm1 gene encoding presequence protease, mitochondrial — translation MFRQSKTVLQKLRCLSFQRPSQWRFRTTSATERALQYQAGQKIHGFTVKEVVAVPDLFLTAVKLTHDNTGAQYLHAARDDSNNLFSVLLRTTPLDSTGVPHILEHTVLCGSERYPCRDPFFKMLNRSLSTFMNAFTASDYTMYPFSTQNAKDFQNLLSVYLDAVFFPCLRELDFWQEGWRLENEDPTDPSTPLVFKGVVFNEMKGAFSDNERVYAQHLQNKLYPDHTYSVVSGGEPLAIPDLSWQQLRDFHATHYHPSNARFFTYGDLPLEQHLKQIQEQALSRFQRSEPNTAVPNQPHWSSPREEHVTCSPDAMAPDPAKQNTMCMSYLLGDITDTFEAFTLSLLSSLMISGPNSPFYKALLEPNIGTDFSSVVGYDGSTKEASFSIGLQGMAEEDIERVKGIISQTMDDIIAEGFEDERIEALLHKLEIQMKHQSTSFGLSLASYIASCWNHDGDPVQLLKISEDVARFRQALKDNPRFLQDKVQHYFKDNTHRLTLTMSPDEYYLDKQARTEEEKLLLKIQALSESDKQDIYQKGLELLTAQSQIQDASCLPALKVSDIEPTIALTPVELGTAGGVPVQYCEQPTNGMVYFRAMCSLNTLPEDLRPYVPLFCSVITRLGCGSLDYRQQSQQMELKTGGMSVSTQVIPDSSELDVYEQGILLSSSCLERNLPDMFHLWSDTFNSPRFDDEERFRSLVMMSAQELANGISYSGHMYAMSRAARSLTPAGHLQEVFGGMDQVKFMKRMAEAQDLSLVLRTLQRIKRHLLNPENMRCALNATPQMMTGAAGQLEDFMINIAANKKLRKDVRPNITERPLNPLETPGSGPSRKLISEPHFKPCQMKTFFQLPFPVNFVSECIRTVPFTHQDYASLCLLARMMTAKFLHGEIREKGGAYGGGARMGGGGLFTFYSYRDPNSVQTLSAFRKGVEWAREGQFTQQDLDEAKLSVFSAVDSPVAPSDKGMGRFLSGVTDELKQGHRERLFAVTDRSLVDVAARYLGIGQQTCGVAILGPDNDAIKKDPSWIIK, via the exons ATGTTCCGGCAAAGTAAAACAGTTCTCCAGAAACTTCGATGTTTAAG TTTTCAGAGACCAAGTCAATGGAGGTTCAGGaccacctcagcaacagagagAGCATTGCAGTATCAGGCTGGACAAAAGATCCATGGCTTCACTGTCAAAGAG GTTGTTGCTGTTCCTGACTTGTTCCTGACTGCTGTCAAGCTAACCCATGACAACACAGGGGCTCAGTATCTGCATGCAGCTAGAGATGACTCCAATAACCTCTTCAG TGTTCTGCTGAGGACTACCCCCTTGGACAGTACAGGCGTCCCACACATCCTGGAGCACACAGTGCTGTGTGGCTCAGAGAGATATCCCTGCAGAGACCCCTTCTTCAAGATGCTCAACAGGTCTCTCTCCACTTTCATGAACGCCTTCACAG CCAGTGATTACACCATGTATCCGTTTTCCACACAAAATGCCAAAGACTTCCAGAatcttctctctgtctacctggaTGCAGTCTTTTTCCCTTGCTTACGAGAATTAGATTTTTG gcaggagggatggagactaGAGAATGAAGACCCTACAGATCCCAGTACACCACTGGTCTTTAAAGGAGTCGTCTTCAATGAAATGAAAGGGGCCTTT TCAGACAACGAGCGAGTGTATGCCCAGCATTTGCAGAACAAGCTGTACCCAGACCACACCTACTCTGTGGTGTCTGGAGGGGAGCCCCTGGCCATCCCCGACCTCTCCTGGCAACAGCTCAGAGACTTCCACGCCACGCACTACCATCCCAGCAACGCACG GTTCTTCACCTATGGTGACCTGCCTCTGGAGCAACATCTGAAGCAGATCCAGGAGCAGGCTCTGTCCAGGTTCCAGCGCAGCGAGCCCAACACTGCCGTCCCCAACCAGCCTCACTGGAGCAGCCCG agagaggagcatgttACGTGCAGTCCAGACGCCATGGCCCCTGACCCAGCCAAACAGAACACCATGTGTATGAGCTACCTGCTGGGAGA CATCACAGACACGTTTGAAGCCTTCACCCTGAGCCTGCTGTCCTCCTTGATGATCTCTGGGCCCAACTCCCCGTTCTACAAAGCCCTCCTGGAGCCCAACATCGGGACAGACTTCTCCTCGGTCGTCGG ATATGACGGGAGCACCAAAGAGGCGTCGTTCAGCATCGGTCTCCAAGGGATGGCTGAGGAGGACATCGAGAGAGTCAAGGGCATCATCAGCCAAACCATGGACGACATCATCGC GGAGGGCTTCGAGGACGAGAGGATCGAGGCTCTTCTGCACAAGCTGGAGATCCAGATGAAGCACCAGTCCACCAGCTTCGGCCTGTCCCTGGCCTCC TATATCGCCTCCTGCTGGAACCATGATGGAGACCCAGTCCAGCTGCTGAAGATCAGTGAGGACGTTGCCAGGTTCAGACAGGCCCTGAAGGACAACCCCCGCTTCCTCCAGGACAAGGTTCAGCACTACTTCAAG GACAACACTCACAGGCTGACCCTGACCATGAGTCCTGACGAGTACTACCTGGACAAGCAGGCCAGGACTGAGGAGGAGAAACTGCTGCTGAAGATCCAGGCTCTCTCTGAGAGCGACAAACAGGACATCTACcagaagg GTCTCGAGCTGTTGACAGCCCAGAGCCAGATCCAGGACGCCTCATGTCTGCCTGCACTCAAAGTGTCAGACATAGAGCCCACGATAGCACTCACACCTGTGGAGCTGGGCACTGCAG GTGGGGTACCAGTGCAGTACTGTGAGCAGCCCACCAACGGCATGGTGTACTTCAGAGCCATGTGCAGCCTCAACACTCTGCCCGAGGACCTCAGGCCATACGTCCCCCTCTTCTGCAGTGTCATCACCAG gctgggCTGTGGGAGCCTGGACTACAGGCAGCAGTCCCAGCAGATGGAGCTGAAGACAGGAGGCATGTCGGTATCCACGCAGGTCATCCCCGACTCGTCTGAACTGGACGTGTACGAGCAG GGAATCCTACTCAGCTCCTCCTGTCTGGAGAGGAACCTTCCAGACATGTTCCACCTGTGGAGCGACACCTTCAACAG ccCCCGCTTTGACGACGAGGAGCGCTTTCGATCGCTGGTCATGATGTCGGCGCAGGAGCTGGCCAATGGGATCTCGTACTCGGGTCACATGTACGCCATGAGCCGGGCAGCCCGCAGCCTGACCCCTGCAGGTCACCTACAGGAAGTGTTTGGAGGGATGgaccag GTCAAGTTTATGAAGAGGATGGCCGAGGCGCAGGATCTTTCACTCGTACTACGAACTCTCCAAAGGATCAAGAGACACCTGCTCAACCCGGAGAATATGAG GTGTGCCCTGAACGCCACTCCTCAGATGATGACTGGGGCCGCTGGCCAGCTGGAAGACTTCATGATCAACATCGCAGCCAATAAGAAGCTGCGCAAAGACGTCAGACCAAATATCACTGAG AGACCATTGAACCCACTGGAAACCCCTGGGTCCGGGCCCAGTAGAAAACTCATTTCT GAGCCTCACTTCAAGCCCTGCCAGATGAAGACCTTCTTCCAGCTTCCGTTCCCCGTCAACTTTGTCAGCGAGTGCATCCGCACGGTCCCCTTCACCCACCAGGACTACGCCAG tctgTGTCTCCTGGCGAGGATGATGACAGCCAAGTTCCTGCACGGAGAGATCCGGGAGAAGGGAGGAGCCTATGGGGGCGGGGCCAGaatggggggaggaggcctcTTCACCTTCTATTCATACAG GGATCCCAACTCAGTGCAGACCCTGTCGGCGTTCCGGAAGGGTGTGGAGTGGGCCAGGGAGGGCCAGTTTACCCAGCAGGACCTAGACGAGGCCAAGCTGTCAGTGTTCTCAGCGGTCGACTCTCCCGTCGCCCCGTCAGACAAAG GTATGGGTCGCTTCCTGAGTGGCGTCACAGATGAGCTGAAGCAgggtcacagagagagactctTCGCTGTGACAGACAGAAGCTTGGTGGATGTCGCTGCCAG GTACCTCGGTATTGGACAGCAAACGTGTGGAGTGGCCATTCTGGGACCTGATAATGATGCGATCAAGAAGGACCCATCCTGGATCATAAAATAA